The Aspergillus flavus chromosome 2, complete sequence region CAGAGGAAATTAGCGAGGGGGAGGATCACAATTTTGCGCCGAATGTTGCAGTCCCTACGCATTTCTTCAAGATTATTTATGGTGAGAAAGAACCCATCGACGAAGACGGGAATGAGTGTTCCACCGGTGAAGTTGCACTTGGGGCGTTTGTCCTGCCAAATGCTGTGATAGACAATAATAAGAAGCTGGCAGACTTTGAGGTCGATGTCGCCCACATCGAGCGTGCCAGTGGTCTGGAGTTTGTGAAGAAACTGGATCCTAAGCGTCAGACACGGCTCTGTGAAGAGGTTGAGTGCGGTTTCCTGGTGAAGCAAATGAACGACAAAATGAAATCCAAGCTTTGATGAACATGATCGTACCTTCTGTCGTATTTATGTACTCTCATTTGTTCCCGTTGTCGCCATCGTGAATCATGTGTTGCCACGCTTCCAGTGGCATAGGACCTACAGGCACTCTTTCTACCATATATGAGTTGTGTACTATCTCTTAGCTCGATGATTAACCCTTTGGTGTAGATCAGCCTTTCGTCCATATATTCATTGCTGGACAACCCAGGACAACCTTTATCTGGACATTGTTTGATAGACTAATATCCTGGTGAAGTCATGCAAGGATGTTACTATGCTGCAAATATGACTCGCCGGGTTTAACGGCGGGGGACCACCACAAGGTAGTCTGTTAGAGGCAGTCCATTCGAACTTAGCTAAAGTTCCACCCTAATTCATGCACTGTGCTACAGGCGACGCGAGAGGTGGATGCAAGGGACTTGAATTGATTGAGTTACTTTGTGCTCTACGAggagatggggatgatgTTTACACGATAAGATTGAAAGTAACTCGAGTTCATGACTGATGATAAAGTATAGAGATCTTCTGATAGACAGTATGGCTGTGCTCCAACTAGGGCAGCATTATCACGAATCCGCATCTTTCTATATAGTAGCTTAACTGTCTATAAAGACTATAGCCGATTTCTACTTCATTTAAAGTTTATATTATGTTATTTAAGTCCCTATCAGCTTGTTCATATAGACTATagacttctcttctctcctaAATATATGgctataattttatttcgTGAGATAGGGACAGTACCGGCTCTAATCTAGCTGTTTAGTCCAATCCTGTCTGTACACTGTGATCCCTTCTCTCCGGGTAcagttttctttgttttctttatGTAACTCTAGTGCCGTGTCATAGCTctcaatcatcatcacacGGAAATTCAAAGTTGTATACTTCTATTACCCACACAAAAAATGCCTCACGAGATTCTGCTTGAAAACGAGAAATTTGCTGGATATCGATGGACGTATTTCTCGTCTCTAAGCGAAGGTCCCCTACGCTCACGAGCAGAAAGATTCCTGGGGTCCACTAACTGGGATACCCTCGTTCAGCTTGCTACTACCAAAAGAAACGGGCTGACCTGCCGGCTGTTACCAGAGATTGGGCTTGGGTATAATCACATGATCCGCATCCTAGAGTTCAGCGACCAAGTGCGATGGGTGGCGAGATTACGGATGCCACACTTGTCGCAGGGCGGCGATGAACCAGACGTGGGCGGGCAAATAATGAGAAGGCGAGTATTGGACACTCCAACTCGTCCAGAAAGAGAGTAATATCCCCGTTCCGCATGTCCACATGATTGAAAGTGACTCCAACTCCCCTGTTGGCGCGCCGTGTATGCTCATGGACTGTCTTAGGGGTAATGTGGGGATGGATTTGAGTATAGCTGTTCCTTCTGCACATAAGTTGAGAGCTTTTGCTAGTATGGCGGAGATCCAGGTACGTAATCATTTGCTACACATGGAAGCGGCTCTAAAAGGCATTCGTTCCAGATTGAGATGTTCAATATCCGGCTACCGAAAATTGGGAAGATTATCGGTATAAACGATGACGGGTCTTATCGACAAGGACCAATTCCCGACCTTGGTGGTCCTTTGGAAATCGCTGCTGAGTTCTTCATGGCCTGGTCTGCTAAGGTTCAATTCGGTCTATCTCATGATCAACTAAAAGATGCAGCAGGCTCGTTCGCGGATGAGCTATCAATCTCCGGTTTAGCATTCAAGGCCTTGATGAATGACATGGCAGAAGAACTCTCAAAGAGCAATGAAGGTCCATTCCCCTTATGTCACGGTGACTTCGGTCATAACAATATGATATTCGATGACAACTATCGCTTGCTTGGTGTTATCGACTGGGAAGGCGCCTAGGCGGCCCCGTGTGAGATATCGGGCGAATTTTCCCCTCACTCTATCGGTGGTGCCACTTGCTATGGCTGTACCATGGAATTATGACGAGACTGGCCATCCGAAGGATGCTGAAACAAAGCAAAGGTTCGCTGATAGGGAACTGTAGATTGCCATAGTTAGACAACTGGAAAAGAAACGGGGTTCAACCCAGGGGTATAGTTTGTCGTCTGTACTTCAGGACTTTCAACGGCAGCATCTAGCCTCTGCAATGAGACTATATCAAAGTGGAAAGCCTGGATGGTACGCGAAAGTGTTGCAAGAAATATCTAAGCGTGACTAGGGTATCTAagttatttctttttaagCATATGCATTTCCTCCTGTGAGCAGATCTAATGCTTTATCTCTTAACATAGAAGTTCAGTTTCTATTGTATCTTCACTTGCTTTGCGTCTATACTAACGTTGTAGATCTCGTATACATTGGTCCTTTAAACCACGTAGGCTAAAACAGATTCATGCATTCAGTCCACACAACCATACCTGGTAGAGGATATTTATAGGTGTGGGTCACCAAGCCGCAAGAAGACTACCAAACCACAAATTGACAACCAATTAACATTTATTTCACGATAACAGACAGgctccccccccccccccaaactGGAATCCTTGGATGCCTGTTGTCCGTCGGAATGCTTACTGGTTCACGGTGAAAAAAAGTGGGTTATGTGCTTAATCTTAAAAAGTCTAGCCATAAGGGATGAACGTGTCTGGCCAAAAGACGGGAGGGTGAGATTATAGTGTAGTTTAGTACGAGGCAGGCTAGTTTATcgaatcatcttcttctcttcgcttACAGCGGGAGACTTAAGTAACAAACTTGCCGCCTTGCGCAGCTTCGTTTGACCTCCAAGTACTCTCGCTATTTTTCTTGACCAACACATCTTCACGGACCCTACGGGTTTAGATTTCGCGTGACGACAACTCTgcaaagatataaaaaatgTCTGACTTCGACGCCCTCGTCGCCGAGTATACCGCAAAAGAAAACCCCAAAGTACATGGAGTAATATGCAAATGCGTAGATAAGAACGGTATCCCATGTTAGAAGAAGACCCCCTCCTCAAATGTCCTAACATAAACCCCCAGGAAATGAAATCTACAATAAAATAGCTGGCTACAACTCCCTCTCCGCGGATGCCGTACCCCTAGACGAATCCCCCGTCCTCAAACTCGCCAGCGCCACCAAACTCATCACCAGCATCGCACTCCTCCAATGCATCGAAAAAGGCCTCATCACCCTCGACTCACCCCTCACCGAGATCCTCCCCGAATTCGCCGACATCCAAATCCTAACCGACGTCTCGGGATCGGACTTCACCTTCAAGCCGAGCAAAACCGCAATCACGGCGCGACATCTTCTGGCACATACTTCGGGGTTGGGATATCCGTTTACGAATCGACTACTAGGTCTGAGGGCACAGGCTAGAAAAACCCTTAAGCCTTCGCTCCGCGTTACAGAGAAATATAGGTATCCGTTAGTCTTCGAACCGGGGACTGGGTGGTTATATGGCTGTAGCCTCGACTGGGCTGGGGTGGTTGTCAGTCGATTACACGATGGAATATCCTTAGAAGAGTATATGATAGACAACATCTGGAAGAAAGTAGGCCTTTCAGCCCCCTTCCCGCGATTCAATATATCAACCCATCGCGAATACAACGCCCGGATCATGCACGGCGCCGTCCAAACTAGCGACGGACGACTGGAACCCTGCGATAGCTGGGCATTCGATAACCCCGAAGACCAAGAGGGTGGTAGCGGTCTCTCCTCCACGGCGAAAGACTATCTGGCCGTGCTGGCAGATTTGATCTCGGAGTCCCCGAAACTGTTGAAACCGGAGACTATCACGGAAATGTTTACGCCGCAGCTTGTGCCTGGTTCGGCCAGTGTGGAAATGCTCTTGGAGTTAAGGGCTGCCTGGGGGACTGTTGCTGGGCCTGTGGCAGATGATGCTGTGAATCATGGGTTGGGTGGTGTGTTGTTTACTGGACCGGTGGCTGAGATAGGGCAGCCCGCAAATGTGCTGGCCTGGGGTGGGGCGACGAATATTGTGTGGTGGGTGAGTCGAGAGTTGGGCGTTGCGGGCTTTTTCGCGACGCAGCAGGCTCCGTTTGGGAATCCGACGGTTACGAAGCTTGTTAATGCTTGGAAGAAGGATTTTTGGATGGAGTTTAACCGGGCGGATCATGTCTAGGGAGGACTTCGTTTGCTTGGAGGATTCCTAGAATGACATTCATGATTCAGGAAGCGATGAACTGTCTGACACAATGCAATTGGTAATCATGAAGCAGTTCGGACCTACATTGTTAAGGGGCTATAATAATTATGTAATAAGTATAGTAGGCTATGAAATGGAGATTAAAATGGCTCAAGGTCGGAGCAATTGCCGGCACAGCTCCGGGTTGCGGGATCCCCATGGGGGAGATGTCGGGGACACTTACATCTGCGAAACACTCGGCTCATTGCGAATAATATAATCAACTCCCCGGTGGGGTTAATGAGTGGGGTGCAATAAAAAGTGTGGTGCTGCGGTTCTGTTATGACGATAACTAGCAATCGATTCACGAGGTCCAGGAAGATGCTGCTAGTAAGCCCTCATCCCCagttctttcattcttctaATTGATGTGGGCCCAGTCTCAGAATAGAATAACAACCGGATACGCGGCACTTATTGCCCTCAGCATTGGCTCGGCATATGCGACCGTATTCGATATACCTGGCGTATTGCCGGCCATCCCTGCCGTGGCCCCATTCGAGGCCATTGACATGGCGCAATATTTCAAAAGAAACCCTGGTGACTTCGTCCATCCCGGGATTTGGCATACGCACGAGGATCTCGAGCGCATGCGGGACAATGTGCTCCGAAACAAAGAACCCTGGGCGTCAGCGTACCAACACTTCAGCGTTGACCAGTATTCCGTCGCCAATTACACGATGGAAGGACCCGCCGCTGTAATTTCCCGGGGTAAGATCAGTAATTACACCTCGTTTGCGCATGACGCGCGAGCCGCATGGCAAAATGCCTTGATGTGGTATATCACCCGCGACCAATCGCATTGGGACCGCAGTACCAGCATCTTGGATGCGTGGGGGTCGAATCTGACGGATATCGTCGGTATTGACCGGTCGCTGCTCATCGGACTGGACGGAGACCTGTTCGTCAACGCAGCTGAGATCATGCGATGGGAAGGGAATTGGACGGAGTCCGGTAGTAAGTGGCAGGGCGGCAGTGGGTTCAGCAATCAGCTGTACTGGCTGTTCTCCCGACAGTCCGCCGCCATTGGGCAGGCCAACTACGGGATGGCCAGCATTAAAGCCTTGATGAGCTTCGCGGTGTATCTGGACGATGTGCAATTGTATAATTATGCCGTTCATGCGTTCATCCACGATCGCTGCGCCGGGTTATTGGCTATGTATCACCCCGAGACAGGACAGTCGGTGGAAGCGGGGCGTGATCAAGGTACCGTACATCATTACTTTGCGAATTCACACCGACCGGTAGGGCAGACATGCTGACAGCATCAGGCCACACCATGTCGGGCATCGGGTGGACGGCGTACGGCGCTCGTGTCGGGCAAAGCCAAGGCAGCGATCTTTATAGTCTTGGGGATGGATTGTTA contains the following coding sequences:
- a CDS encoding beta-lactamase class C and other penicillin binding protein, producing the protein MSDFDALVAEYTAKENPKVHGVICKCVDKNGNEIYNKIAGYNSLSADAVPLDESPVLKLASATKLITSIALLQCIEKGLITLDSPLTEILPEFADIQILTDVSGSDFTFKPSKTAITARHLLAHTSGLGYPFTNRLLGLRAQARKTLKPSLRVTEKYRYPLVFEPGTGWLYGCSLDWAGVVVSRLHDGISLEEYMIDNIWKKVGLSAPFPRFNISTHREYNARIMHGAVQTSDGRLEPCDSWAFDNPEDQEGGSGLSSTAKDYLAVLADLISESPKLLKPETITEMFTPQLVPGSASVEMLLELRAAWGTVAGPVADDAVNHGLGGVLFTGPVAEIGQPANVLAWGGATNIVWWVSRELGVAGFFATQQAPFGNPTVTKLVNAWKKDFWMEFNRADHV
- a CDS encoding chondroitin AC/alginate lyase; the protein is MWAQSQNRITTGYAALIALSIGSAYATVFDIPGVLPAIPAVAPFEAIDMAQYFKRNPGDFVHPGIWHTHEDLERMRDNVLRNKEPWASAYQHFSVDQYSVANYTMEGPAAVISRGKISNYTSFAHDARAAWQNALMWYITRDQSHWDRSTSILDAWGSNLTDIVGIDRSLLIGLDGDLFVNAAEIMRWEGNWTESGSKWQGGSGFSNQLYWLFSRQSAAIGQANYGMASIKALMSFAVYLDDVQLYNYAVHAFIHDRCAGLLAMYHPETGQSVEAGRDQGHTMSGIGWTAYGARVGQSQGSDLYSLGDGLLLRAAEYAANYNLNHTVFYDPQWYRCEAVLVNGPWTNISEANRGVTNKNPMWDILFYEYVVTRGNDGPWTTAAKEAQGFAGGVSSNDHPSWGDLIWAR